The Actinomycetota bacterium genomic sequence GACGACCAGTCGTCTGTGCTCTGGGCCGGCAGCAGCACCGACATCGCCACCCGTGCACCGTCGGGTCCGGCGGCCAGCGACAGAGGCTCCACCTGCGGATGCTCCCAGATCACGGTGCGTTCCCCATCGAGGGTGATCGACCACAACGTGGTGCCGTCATCGTGCAACAACGCCCCGACCGGTACCCGACCCCCGGGCCACGATAACCCGGCCAGCGGACCCACCGGCTCCTGCACGACCGTCGTCGACGTCGTCGCGGTAGGTGTCGCGGTCGTGGTGGACGAGGCAAGGGTCGTCGAGGGAGCGGGTGTTGTCGTCGTGGACGGCAAAGGGGCCGTCGAGATTGGCGGTTGGGTGGCCGGGCTGCACGCAGCGGCCACGACCAGCATCCCCACCAGCGCTCCCCAAGGCATCACGAATGGCGCCTCTTGGCCTCGACGGCCAACCGACCGGGATCGACGGAAGAGGCTGCCGATGAACACGGTGACGCGTCGCATCGTGCACCTCCATTCATGTGATGGAACGGCCCTGGTGTCGTTCCACCTACAACGTACTACGGCACGGAAGGGCGTCAAAAGGGAAAGTCTGTCCCGGTCTCTGCTCACCCGAGGCCGCACCCCGCGGGGTGAGCATTGACGAGACCGTCCGTTCTACTCCAGCACGACGATGTTCCGCTTCGCGCACATGTCCTTGAGGATCTGGGGCCAGACCGTGACACTGACCTCTCCGAGGTGTGCCTTGCGCAGCAGGTACATGTAGGTTCGTGACTGACCGATCCCTCCACCGATCGAGAGGGGGATCTCATCGTTGAGGATCGCCTGGTGGTAGGGCAGCTTCAGAAACTCCGTCTGGCCGGTCATCCCCAGTTGTTGCACCAACGTCTCCTTGGTCACCCTGATCCCCATCGAGGTCAGTTCATGCCGGCGTCGTGTGACGGGATTCCACACGAGGATGTCCCCGTTGAGCCCGTGCATCGGGCGTCCGTCCGCCGACACGGTGGGAGTGATCCAGTCGTCGTAGTCGGCGGCCCGCATCTCGTGCGGATAGCCGTCCGCGAGCGTCCAGCCGATCCCGTAGATGAAGATGGCCGGATACTCCTGCAGGATCGCGGTCTCGCGCTGCTTGCGGGGCAGCTCCGGGTACCTGTCGAGGATGTCCTCGGCATGCAAGAACGTCAGTTCCCGCGGTATCGGTGGATAGCGGTCATCTCGCAACTGTGGCCACTGCTCCAAGAGAAGGTCGTTCGCACCGACGAGGACGCTCCAGATTCTCTTGACCACATCGGTGAGGAACGCGAGGTTGCGTTGGCCGGCGGTGATGACTCGTTCCCAGTCCCACTGGTCGACGTATGCGCTGTGATCGTGGTCCAGGAAGTAGTCCTTGCGGACGGCCTTCATGTCGGTGAGGAGGCCCTCACCCGGGCCCATCCCGAACTGCTGCAGCGCCACCCGCTTCCACTTGGTGGCCGCCTGGACCACCTGGGCGTCGATGGGATGCCGATCGTGATCATTCGAGATGTGGAACTGGACCGGCGTTCGAGATCCGTCCCGATCGAGCATGTCGTTCACGCCACTCTTGACATCCACGATCAGGGGCACCTGCACCATCATCAAGTTCAGTTCCTTGCTCAGGTTGTCTTCGATGTACTGCTTGGCAGCAAAGAGGGCGGCCATGGTCTCCTTCGGTGTGAGGGAAGGCCGATAGTCGGTGGGCAGGATCTTCTCGACTTCCTCGTACGTGCCGATCCCGGGTCCGGCGAGGTCTGCGGTCTTGTCGCTCATGACACCTCCTGCGTCATGTCTCACGCTACGCCAGATGGCAGGCAGGCCGCGATGCCGGGACCGCCCTTCTTCACCGGTGCTTCTTCGACGGAGACCACACACGATGGCGTCGTAGGGGCGAGGACGTGGCGAACGATGGGGTGGCAGAAGGGCGGAGGCTCCCCGATGCGGCGCTCGATAGTGATTTGACCCCGGAATCCGTTCTTGCGTGAACCGGCTGCCTTGGCCGCGGTCCGCTCATGCAAGTTTCGTGCGGAGGCTGGTGCCGGCGGTACGGTCAGGCGCGATGGAACGGTTTGTCGCCCCCGCGTTGCCCGACTGGCTCGACACGATGGTGCCGTTCGACCGGTACATGGTCGATATCGGCGAGCACCGGTTTCACGTCATGGAGATCGGTGAAGGCCGACCGGTGCTGTGTGTTCACGGCAACCCGACGTGGGGATTCCTATACCGGAAGGTCGCCGCTGCGCTGACCGGTGACCCGGTTCGCGTCATCATGCCGGACTTGATCGGTCTCGGGTTCTCTGACCATCCACGCGACCCTGACGTGCATACGCTCGAGAACCACACCGAGTGGTTGGGACGACTCGTCGATCTGCTCGACCTCACCGATGTGACCTTGGTCGTTCAGGATTGGGGCGGCGCGATCGGCACAGGTGCGTTCTCGAAGCGCCCTGACCGTCTCGCCGGCCTGGTCGCACTCAACACGGTGCTGAGCGAACCGAAACTCGGCTTCACACCGACCTGGTTCCACCGCTTCAGCCGTATGCCGGTGATCAGCGACCTCGCCTTCCGGCTGGTGGGATTCCCACAGGTGCGCCTTGCGATGGTGCAAGGCGACAAGTCCTCCATCACCGGTGACGTGTCGCGGGCCTACCGCTACCCGTTGCGGTCCCGCGTAGGGAATCAGGCGCCGCTCGCCCTGGCGCGCATGGTCCCGAACTCGATGAAGCACCCTTCCGTCGACCCGCTACGCCGTGTCGGCGAATTCGTCCGTGCCTACGACGGGCCTGCGGCGATCGTTTGGGGAGACCGAGATCCGGTCCTGGGCAGGGCCCGCAATCACGTTGCCTCGATGCTGCCACAGGCCGAGGTCACTCGGACCGCCGCCGGACACTTCCTGCAAGAAGAGGTTCCGCAGGAGATCGCAGCCGCCATTCGCCGGGTCACTCTGATCTGACCAGAGGCGGCCCCGGTCTCATCAATGCCGGCAGGACTATGTGCGGCCGGCATTGATGACACGTGTGTTGTACTCCAGCATGGCGACCGATGAAGTGACAGAAGGGCGAAGGTTCTCCGGCGCGGCGCTAGCCTGGCGGCAATGGCACACGTTCGTCTGTTCGCCGGCCTTCGGGAGCTCGCGGGAACTCCGGTCGTGGACATTCCCGGGTCGACCGTCGAGGAGGTTCTCACTCTTGTGACCGATCGCTATGGGAGTGACTTTCGGAGGGGTCTCGCACATGCGCGCATCTGGGTGAACGGAGACCCTGCCGAAGGCGATCGTGTCGTGGGGCCGGAAGACGAAGTGGCGCTACTGCCTCCGGTCTCCGGTGGGGCGGCGCTCGCGCCGGAGGTGAAGGTCCTTGCGTCGTTTGCTGCCGCCATCGTCTTACTGGTCGCCAACGCCATCGACAATCCGGTCTGGTTCGTTGCGGCTCTTGTCGGTGTCGGCGGAGCCTGGGCCTGGGATATCAGCGAGCATGGTGTGACGAGTGGAAGCGCCATGCGGGTTCCGCTGTTGGTGGCCGTGCTTGCCGGAGCGGTCATCCCGTACGCCTGGAACGTCGGGCGCGGGGATGCGGCAGGAATCGGGCTTGCCATTCTCATTGCGATCTTGGCCGTCATGGTCCAAGGGGTCATCGTTTCGGCGACGCGCGATTTCACGTCCATCGCCGTGGCACTCACCGCGGCGGTCATCGCCGCCGCAGGAATAGGCTCACTCGTCATCGCCCGGATAGCGACGACCTCTGGACAGAGATGGATCTGGATGTTCCTCTTGATGGTGATAGCGGGCAGAGGAGTGGCTGCTTTTCTGGTCGGCAGAGCATCTGTCCCCGCTCTGGATCCTCTGAGCGGTGGCGTGGTCGCGACCATCGTGATGGGCGTCGCCAGTGCCCTGCTGTGGGATCTCAATGGTTTCGCGGCGTTCCTCGTGGCCATTCTCGTCGCCATCGTGCTCATTGTCGGAGCAGCATTCGCGTCACTGCTGAGTACGAGAGAGGTCTACTTCACTCAGGCGATTCCGGGCGTGCTCTCCGATGTGGGCGCCGGATTGTTGGCTGCGATGGTGTTTCTTCCTGTGGCGCGGCTGCTGCTGCCGGTCTGAGCCGTGAGCGCCCATGACCGTCGCTCGGTGCGGACGCGCCGTCAACTGGCCGTGTTCATCGGGGGAGGTTTCGGTGCGGGGGCGAGGGCCGCCATCGCCTCACTTGTCTCGGGCACGCTTTGGGCAACCTTCGGCGTCAACATCGTTGGGGCGTACGCGTTGGGATACCTTCTCCCGAGACTGCGACTTGCCGGCCGTTCGAGGATGATCAGCCTCCCACTTCTCGGCGTCGGCTTTCTCGGTGCCTTCACAACGTTCTCGACGTTCGCAGTGCAGCTGTGGCACATGCCCCTCCTCCTGTCGGTTACCTACGCTGCCGCGACGGTTGCGTCCGGGGTGGTTGCAGGGGCGGTCGGGCTGCGCCAGGGGAGGGGACGATGATCTGGATCGCGATCGTACTGGCGGGAGGGTTCGGGGCTCTCGCACGGTATGAAATGATCGGGTTTGTTCAGCGGCGCGTACGTGATCCTCGGCCATGGGGGACATTCGTGGTCAACGTGAGCGGTGCCGCACTGCTCGGTTTTGTCGTTGGATCCGCTCCCGGCACCTGGTGGGCTCTGCCTGTGACGGCCGGCTTCCTCGGTGGGTACACGACGTTCTCGACATGGATGGTCGAGACGATCTACCTTGCTGAGAGCGGAGGCACTGCGGGGATCCGTTCAGGGATCTGGAATCTGGCTGGAACACTCGTGATCGGGGCCGGTGTGGCCGGCATCGGATTACTGGTGGGAATGATGATGTGAGGAGGAGAGGCAGATGGAGAACATCGAAGACGGCAGCCTGCTGAGGATATTCATCGGTGAATCCGATGAGTATGAGGGGAGACCGCTCTACGAGGCGATCGTGCTCATGCTTCGTCGCGAGGGGCTCGCCGGTGCGACCGTGTTTCGGGGGATCGAAGGGTTTGGTGCATCTTCGACGATTCACACCGCCAGGGTGTTGCGACTTTCGGAGGATCTTCCCATCGTGATCGAGTGTGTCGATCGCCGACCGGTCATAACGCGTGTCCTGCCGATCCTCGATGAGATGGTGACCGAAGGCCTCGTGACCGTGGAGAAGGCGGACGTGCGAATCTACCGGGGAAGGGAGGAGTAACTGCCGGCCCGCGACGATCCGGTGCGTGGAGCAGGTGACGATCCGAGAGTCTTGGGGGGACGTCGGCGCTCCTGAAGGAGCTTCACGGAACCCGAAACCCGCTGTACGCTCATACCGTCATGCAATGGCTGCGGGTTCGACGTGCCCTGCTCATGTTCGCTCTCATCTTCGTTTGGCTGCTGTCCACGGCCCTTCCGGCCCTGTCGGTGACCAAAGCGGAGCGCGATGCCGCCTGCGCCGACTCGAAGGCGGCCCAACAACTCTTGGAGGAAGCTCGCGCCAGGGCCAACGATGCCGAGGATCGCTACGACGCCGTCAACCAGGAGCTGGAGCAGGTGGCGCTGCGGGTATTCCAGTTTCGGGAACGGATCGACGACAAGACCACGCTTATTGGGGAGATTCGTGGCCAGGTCATGGACCGAGCCGTCGAGATGTACATGAACGGCGGCTCGCCAGGAACCGAGGCCGTTCTGTTTGCCACTTCGGTCGACGCTGCACTCACCGGACAGGAGTTCCTTTCGATCATAACCGCAGAAGACGTCTCGTCGATCGACCAACTCGATGCCCTCAAGCGTGACCTGGAGCGCACCCGAAGTGATTGGCAAGCGGAGCAGGCACGACTCACCCTCCTCGACCAGAAGTCGGCCGCGGCGGCCGAGGAGATGAACTCGATCATGGAGGATCAGGCGGCGGCTTCCGCAGAGTTGAGCACCAAGTGCCGCGCTGTCGACCTGAAGTACCGGCAGGAGCAGGCACGGGCTGCCGCCCTGGCCGCCGCTCGCAAGAAGGGGGCTGCAGGTGGGGTTCCGGCCTCGGCCACGCCTGGATTCATCTGCCCGATGGACCCGGCGACGGTGCATTTCCGCGACACATGGGGTGCTCCCCGTTCGGGAGGCAGGACCCACAAAGGCACGGACATCTTCGCTCCGAAGGGACAACCCGTCGTCGCCGTTGCCGATGGAACGGTGCGTGTCTATACCAACAGGCTCGGAGGCAAGTCCGTGTGGGTCTACGCAACGTACGGGATCGATTTCTACTATGCGCATCTCAGCGGCTGGGCTGCAGGCCTCAAGACCGGTGACCGCGTGACGAAAGGTCAGATAGTCGGCTATAACGGCAACAGCGGGAACGCATACGGAGGAGCGACACACGTGCATTTCCAACTTCATCCGGGGGGTGGCTCTCCTGTCAACCCATATCAAACCTTGAAAAGGGCGTGCGGCTGATGACCGAATACCGTCGCCGCATCGACACCGTTCTCGATCCGTCCTATGTGGCGGACGTGCAGTCCGTCGACTTGGCAGAGCTGCGTTCCCGGAAGAAGGTTGCAGACGAAGTCGAGACCGAGTTGTCGTACTACCGCAGGTTGCTGCACGGAAGACTGGACATCCTCGCGTTCGAGCTTCGGCGCCGGTCCGGGGAAGAGACGCGATCTCTGATCGAGGCGCTTCCGGACGTTCTCGGCGCCGGAGAGACGACGCAAGGTGGCCGCACCAGGTTTCCGACGGTCTTTGCACCGGACCTTCCAGACACTCGTCGGCGGCACATCGATCATGTGCTCGGTGACGATTTCCTTTCGAGGCTGCCGGCTATCGGCGACGATGAACTGGGCGACATTCGCGAATCCCTGACAGAGGCCGAGATCCACATCTCATCGAGCCGGAGGGCGGTCCAGAGGGTCGTGGATACTCTCCGCATCGAGCTCGTGCGGCGCTACAAAGACGACACGGCCGATCTTACGATCCTCTAGTGCGTGCATCCACACCGGGGGAGCCTCGCGAAAAGCGAGCCATCTGCAGGACGACCCCGACATGTGACGCGAACACGGCGGGGCTTTGACGGTGCTCGCCGACGTCGTCCGCTCCGGCCTCGTGGAGTCGACCCACGACGGTGCCATCGCAGCCGTGACCGCGGAAGGAACGGTGCTCGCCTTCAGCGGCGACATCGACCGGGTCTTCTTTCTTCGCTCGGCGGCGAAGCCATTCCAAGCAACCGTATCCCAAGAGCTGGGAGCCGACCTCGTTCCGGAACAGATGGCCGTGGCTTGTGCAAGCCATCGCGGCCATCCTGTCCATGTGGCGATCGTCAGGTCGATGCTCGCCGGGGTCGGGCTCGACGAGTCTGCGCTGCAATGTCCTCCTTCGTGGCCCTCGTCTGTCGCGGCTCGTGACCAGGTCGTCGCGGCCGGCTATCGGCAGCCGGAGCGCGTATGGCACAACTGCTCGGGGAAGCATGCGGCGATGTTGCGTGTCTGCATCGCCCAGAGCTGGCCGATCGAGACCTACCTCGACCCCGAGCATCCGCTGCAGCGCAGGATCCTCGAGCTGATGGCCGATGTCCTCGGACATGATCCAGGACCGGTGGGGATCGACGGCTGTGGTGCGCCGGTCTTTCGCGGGAGTGTCAGAAGTCTCGCCCGTGCCTACGCGATGCTTGGATCGCAGGATCGCCTGGCGTACGCATGGGACGTGATGCACCGATACCCGGCTCTCACCTATGACCAGGGCTTGGCGCCGTCACTGATCGCCACCTGGCTGAATGCGGCGGCAAAGGTCGGTGCCGAGGGAATCCTTGGTGTTTCGATCCGCGATCAGATGGGTCTCGCCGTGAAATCCTGGGACGGTTCATTACGACCGACAGGCCCTGCCACGGTCGCGCTCCTCGAGCACCTGGGGTTCATCAGCCGGAACATCGCACGTGCGCTCGAGTCCGTGGCAGTGCCGGTGCGGGGAGGCGGCCACACCGTCGGGAGCGTCGTGGCTCGCGAAAACTGGGCTTGAAATAGTTGTCGACATGCCCTGTGGATAGGACCCTGTGGATCTGTGGAAAACACACGGAATGCGGTCTGAACAATGGCCAGTTGAGATCAATAGACAGCAATAAGATGCCGATTCTGGGCAAAACGAGGTCCTTGACTGGCCTGGAGCGAATTCGTAGTGTCGACGGTGCGAGGCCCAAGGTGCCGAAGCATGATCGTTACCTGTCAAGGGGAAGTGCGGGGACGGTTTGTGGAGGTTCCTTGGGCCTCAGCGCGCGGCAGGCAACCCGGCGGGAGCCGCGACGCTTGCCCTCCGATCTTGGTACAACGCAGGGTGCGATACGGAACAGGAAGTACGGAGCATGGGCTCAGCGTACGGAACACGAAATACCGTCTCGGCCCACGAAGCACGGAGTACCGGCTCAGCGGTCTCCTATGCCGAACATCACTTCGCGCAGGTTGACGGGGGAAGCGTCGAAGGTTTCCGGGTCGATGCGCAAGGACGCCAGGCGGAGGCCTTTCATGCCGTCGGTCACGTTTGTGAGTACCAGCAGGCGACCCTCTTCATGCTTGAGGAGTCCCAGACCGAGACAGCGACCTCTGCCATCGTGCACTCCGACGAGTATGTCGTCGAGACGCTCGAGGTCGAGGCCGGTGGGCAGAGATGGGGCGAAGACCGTCGGGCGGACCTTCCAGCGGTGCAATGGCGGCGCAAATGCCCGAGCGAACTTCTGTGCTCGTAGAGCGGACCGTTCAACCGGTGAGGCCGGTGCGACGTCCGGATGAACTCCGACCACTCTGACGTCTGCAGAGAAGAACCGGCGGGCCATTCCGATGATCGGCTCGATTTCGCTACCGCGTTGCAGTGCCACCAAGACGTCGGGCCGGCACAGCTCCAGTTTGTGAAACTTGAGGGTCTGTCCGGTCACACCGGAGACGGCGCCGGTCGTGTCGATCACGATGAGATCCGCTTCCTCCCTCGCCTGGTCGACCAGCGTGGCCGTTGCGATGACCTCCTGGAGAACGAGGTGCTTGGGTGAGATCGACCCGACGAAACGGAGCTCGTCCGCCTCCTCGAGTGTTTCGAGGTCGGCCCGCTCGCGCAGCCACTTGAGACCCACACAGGCGGGAGGGCCGACCGTCGTCTGCCCAACGTCCGCGTCGATGTAGGCAGCTCGCTTCCCCGCACCGACCGCGCTCTCGAGGAAACGTCGAGCGAAGGAAGTCTTGCCCGTATCCGGAGCTCCGAGCAGCATCACGACACCCCCCTGTGCGGTGAGATCCTGGATGAGAAGATCGTGGGCTGTTTCGGGCATGGGCCGATGGTAGTGAGCGTTGTCGCATCCGAATCCGGAGTGCGGCCGATCCAAGAATCCTGGCCGTGCATACTCGCCTCGACTTGCGCGCCGGTCTCGGTCATTGGAGACTGTCCGCATGAGTTTGCCGATTTCGTTCCTCTCCGATTTCGGGTTGGACGACGAGTTCGTTGGAGTCGTGCACGGTGTCCTGGCGAAGCTGGCGCCGGAGAGCAGGGTCATCGATATCACCCACGGGATTCGACGGGGCGAGGTTCGAGCAGGCGCGCTCGCGCTGCTTCGCGCAATCCAGTATCTGCCCGAGGGCGTGATATTGGCCGTGGTCGATCCCGGCGTCGGGACAGAGCGAAGAGCGATCGCAGCCAGGACGCCATGGGGGTTCTTCGTAGGTCCGGACAACGGTCTCCTGTCTCCGGCAGTGGCGATGGTGGGTGGTGCCGACGTGATCGTCGCGATCGAGAACCCTGAAGTGATGATTCCGAGTCGAGGCGCAACGTTCGCAGGTCGCGATGTGCTTGCTCCGGCTGCGGGCCTGCTCGCTTCAGGAGAAGCAGGCCTGCTGGATCTCGGTCCCGAGGTCGATCCGGAGTCTGTCTTCCCCCTGCTGCTTCCATTGCCTGACACGGGGCCGAATTCGGTGCAAGGCGAAGCGTGGTGGATCGATCACTTCGGGAACGTTCAGACGAATGTGGGACCCGACGACTTGTACGGTCTGGGAGCATCGGAGGGCGACCATCTTGTGCTCATCGTTGGGAGCCGACGACACTCCGTCATTTGGGCGTCCACCTATGGGGACGTGCCGATTGGAGATGCGCTTCTACACACCGATTCCGGCGGCCTCATCTCGATCGCTGTCCGGGGGGCACGGGCAGACGAGCGATTCGGGCTTGCGGACGGGACACGGCTATCGATCTCAAAGGAGTAACGGCACTCCTCCGCAGACACGAAGATCCGCACGGAGTACGAAACACGAAGTGCGAAGGGAGCAGAGGGGGAACGGGCGACCGCCGCCGGGGCGGGCTGGGAGGCTTACCTTGTCAAAACCTTGGCTGAACGTGCCTAAGGTCTCGTGAGCGACGGTACGCCCCATTACCCCGCGAACATTGTGTCCGCATGAACGAATCACTTCCGTTCATACCGGCAGTATCGGCCGTTCGGGGGATTGCTTGAGCGTTTTTTCTCAGGACGCGGAGTGGTTTCGGGTGCTCAGGGTGTTGCGCGGTAGAGTACCGGCGAGGTGAGTGTGCACGATGTTGAGGCTTGGTGAGCAGAAGCCGCACCGGGGCCGTGGTCTCGTGACCGTCGTCTTCGGGGTTGTGCTGTTCGTCGTCGGGATGCTGGTCGCAGGGCCCTCCACTCCTGCGGCAACCGCCTCGCAAGCGGTGGCGGCCTCCATTGGGATCGCCGTGGTGCTCGGAGGGTCACTTCTCGTACTGCTGGGCGCTGCGCATCTTTGGGTGGTTGGTCACCCCATGACGTGGCCTCGAAGCCTGCTGGCTGCGGTTCTGGCCGTCGCGGCTCTGCTCCTCGGGTTCGTCGTGTTCCCTTCCTGGTGGC encodes the following:
- a CDS encoding aspartate--ammonia ligase, which encodes MSDKTADLAGPGIGTYEEVEKILPTDYRPSLTPKETMAALFAAKQYIEDNLSKELNLMMVQVPLIVDVKSGVNDMLDRDGSRTPVQFHISNDHDRHPIDAQVVQAATKWKRVALQQFGMGPGEGLLTDMKAVRKDYFLDHDHSAYVDQWDWERVITAGQRNLAFLTDVVKRIWSVLVGANDLLLEQWPQLRDDRYPPIPRELTFLHAEDILDRYPELPRKQRETAILQEYPAIFIYGIGWTLADGYPHEMRAADYDDWITPTVSADGRPMHGLNGDILVWNPVTRRRHELTSMGIRVTKETLVQQLGMTGQTEFLKLPYHQAILNDEIPLSIGGGIGQSRTYMYLLRKAHLGEVSVTVWPQILKDMCAKRNIVVLE
- a CDS encoding alpha/beta fold hydrolase — translated: MERFVAPALPDWLDTMVPFDRYMVDIGEHRFHVMEIGEGRPVLCVHGNPTWGFLYRKVAAALTGDPVRVIMPDLIGLGFSDHPRDPDVHTLENHTEWLGRLVDLLDLTDVTLVVQDWGGAIGTGAFSKRPDRLAGLVALNTVLSEPKLGFTPTWFHRFSRMPVISDLAFRLVGFPQVRLAMVQGDKSSITGDVSRAYRYPLRSRVGNQAPLALARMVPNSMKHPSVDPLRRVGEFVRAYDGPAAIVWGDRDPVLGRARNHVASMLPQAEVTRTAAGHFLQEEVPQEIAAAIRRVTLI
- a CDS encoding CrcB family protein — protein: MRTRRQLAVFIGGGFGAGARAAIASLVSGTLWATFGVNIVGAYALGYLLPRLRLAGRSRMISLPLLGVGFLGAFTTFSTFAVQLWHMPLLLSVTYAAATVASGVVAGAVGLRQGRGR
- a CDS encoding DUF190 domain-containing protein — encoded protein: MENIEDGSLLRIFIGESDEYEGRPLYEAIVLMLRREGLAGATVFRGIEGFGASSTIHTARVLRLSEDLPIVIECVDRRPVITRVLPILDEMVTEGLVTVEKADVRIYRGREE
- a CDS encoding peptidoglycan DD-metalloendopeptidase family protein, which produces MQWLRVRRALLMFALIFVWLLSTALPALSVTKAERDAACADSKAAQQLLEEARARANDAEDRYDAVNQELEQVALRVFQFRERIDDKTTLIGEIRGQVMDRAVEMYMNGGSPGTEAVLFATSVDAALTGQEFLSIITAEDVSSIDQLDALKRDLERTRSDWQAEQARLTLLDQKSAAAAEEMNSIMEDQAAASAELSTKCRAVDLKYRQEQARAAALAAARKKGAAGGVPASATPGFICPMDPATVHFRDTWGAPRSGGRTHKGTDIFAPKGQPVVAVADGTVRVYTNRLGGKSVWVYATYGIDFYYAHLSGWAAGLKTGDRVTKGQIVGYNGNSGNAYGGATHVHFQLHPGGGSPVNPYQTLKRACG
- a CDS encoding asparaginase, with product MTVLADVVRSGLVESTHDGAIAAVTAEGTVLAFSGDIDRVFFLRSAAKPFQATVSQELGADLVPEQMAVACASHRGHPVHVAIVRSMLAGVGLDESALQCPPSWPSSVAARDQVVAAGYRQPERVWHNCSGKHAAMLRVCIAQSWPIETYLDPEHPLQRRILELMADVLGHDPGPVGIDGCGAPVFRGSVRSLARAYAMLGSQDRLAYAWDVMHRYPALTYDQGLAPSLIATWLNAAAKVGAEGILGVSIRDQMGLAVKSWDGSLRPTGPATVALLEHLGFISRNIARALESVAVPVRGGGHTVGSVVARENWA
- a CDS encoding SAM-dependent chlorinase/fluorinase; translated protein: MSLPISFLSDFGLDDEFVGVVHGVLAKLAPESRVIDITHGIRRGEVRAGALALLRAIQYLPEGVILAVVDPGVGTERRAIAARTPWGFFVGPDNGLLSPAVAMVGGADVIVAIENPEVMIPSRGATFAGRDVLAPAAGLLASGEAGLLDLGPEVDPESVFPLLLPLPDTGPNSVQGEAWWIDHFGNVQTNVGPDDLYGLGASEGDHLVLIVGSRRHSVIWASTYGDVPIGDALLHTDSGGLISIAVRGARADERFGLADGTRLSISKE